One window from the genome of Bradyrhizobium xenonodulans encodes:
- a CDS encoding EscU/YscU/HrcU family type III secretion system export apparatus switch protein, giving the protein MSDQTKLAIALHYEKGSGAPVVVAKGKGTIGEKIVEIARANDIPVEENEILAGALSKVELGEEIPPDLYKAVAEVLVFVLRLSGRR; this is encoded by the coding sequence ATGAGCGACCAGACCAAGCTCGCGATCGCGCTGCATTACGAGAAGGGCTCTGGTGCGCCCGTCGTCGTCGCCAAGGGCAAGGGCACGATCGGCGAAAAGATCGTCGAGATCGCGAGAGCCAACGACATCCCGGTCGAGGAGAACGAGATCCTGGCCGGCGCACTGTCCAAGGTCGAGCTCGGCGAGGAGATCCCGCCCGACCTCTACAAGGCCGTCGCCGAAGTGCTGGTGTTCGTGCTGCGGCTGTCGGGGCGGCGCTGA
- the fliK gene encoding flagellar hook-length control protein FliK, whose amino-acid sequence MPTPISSILPVSAASPAADAATPDLVLQAGSVVDARVVSVLADNLVRIAIANLSMDVMSEVALTPGQNLQLAVSQNDGTIRLAVMNGAGEAPADQITLTPRAASLVESPPLAPSASAARNTLTPLEQVAVTAASAEAVTKQGSQAPLFANLAAVVTGSDLPAGLKQAVLDVLAQQTPLNSALDGGDIESAFQKSGLFLEASLASGATPSSGNVPDLKAALLVLRQTLATLETPAPQGAAVSTTAAATLQVTAATAQAANEAASPSTGPEISQQSPLPRNANLAAAVLADIAGGAPQAAVPRTVSAGLAATLLQEAMQNLPRLTGNVPGSNKAVPDGHLFEAARTTPPPFRGALPAPQAVASPSLAPDTPLSATVHRLLDDTDAAIARQTLLQVASLPDRTDASGHRIDPNVPQWNFEIPFATRQGTAMAQFEISRDGGNESADPAKRAWRARFTLNVEPAGPVHALVTLNGDKTFVRMWAERPATAQQLRAGIGELTQALTRAELKPGDILVRDGTPPQPAPARAGHFLDRAT is encoded by the coding sequence ATGCCGACGCCGATAAGCTCGATCCTTCCGGTCAGTGCTGCCAGCCCTGCGGCTGATGCGGCGACGCCCGATCTCGTGCTCCAGGCCGGCAGCGTCGTCGACGCCCGGGTCGTCAGCGTGCTCGCCGACAATCTGGTGCGGATCGCAATCGCCAACCTTTCGATGGACGTGATGTCGGAGGTGGCGCTGACGCCGGGGCAAAATCTCCAGCTCGCGGTGTCGCAGAACGACGGCACCATCCGGCTCGCGGTGATGAACGGGGCAGGCGAGGCGCCGGCCGACCAGATCACGCTGACGCCGCGCGCGGCCTCGCTGGTGGAGAGTCCGCCGCTTGCGCCGTCCGCGAGCGCGGCACGCAACACTCTGACGCCGTTAGAACAGGTCGCTGTCACCGCCGCTTCGGCTGAGGCCGTGACGAAACAGGGCAGCCAAGCGCCGCTGTTCGCCAATCTGGCCGCCGTCGTCACCGGCAGTGATCTGCCGGCGGGATTGAAGCAGGCGGTGCTGGACGTGCTGGCGCAGCAGACGCCGCTCAACAGCGCCCTCGACGGCGGCGATATCGAATCCGCCTTCCAGAAATCCGGTCTGTTTCTCGAAGCCTCGCTGGCCTCGGGCGCGACGCCGTCCTCCGGCAATGTCCCGGACCTGAAGGCCGCATTGCTGGTGCTGCGCCAGACGCTGGCCACGCTCGAGACTCCCGCGCCGCAGGGCGCTGCGGTTTCAACCACTGCTGCGGCGACACTGCAGGTCACCGCAGCAACGGCTCAAGCGGCAAATGAGGCGGCATCGCCTTCAACTGGCCCCGAGATCTCCCAACAATCTCCACTGCCACGCAACGCCAATCTCGCTGCCGCCGTGCTGGCCGACATCGCCGGCGGTGCTCCGCAAGCCGCAGTGCCGCGCACCGTGTCCGCCGGCCTTGCCGCGACCCTGCTGCAAGAAGCGATGCAAAACCTGCCGCGCCTGACCGGCAACGTTCCCGGCTCGAACAAGGCCGTGCCGGATGGCCATCTCTTCGAGGCCGCGCGCACGACACCACCGCCGTTCCGCGGTGCGCTGCCGGCGCCGCAGGCGGTTGCTTCGCCATCGCTCGCGCCCGATACACCGCTCTCTGCGACGGTGCACCGCCTGCTCGACGACACCGACGCCGCGATCGCGCGGCAGACGCTGTTGCAGGTCGCTTCGCTCCCAGATCGCACCGACGCCAGCGGTCACCGCATCGACCCGAACGTGCCGCAGTGGAATTTCGAGATTCCTTTTGCGACCCGGCAGGGCACCGCGATGGCGCAGTTCGAGATCTCGCGCGACGGCGGCAACGAGTCCGCCGATCCCGCCAAGCGCGCCTGGCGCGCGCGCTTCACACTGAATGTCGAGCCGGCTGGCCCCGTGCATGCACTGGTAACGCTCAACGGCGACAAGACCTTCGTGCGGATGTGGGCGGAGCGGCCGGCGACCGCACAGCAGCTCCGCGCCGGCATCGGCGAGCTCACTCAGGCCCTGACGCGCGCCGAGCTCAAGCCCGGCGACATCCTGGTCCGCGACGGCACCCCGCCGCAGCCCGCACCGGCCCGTGCCGGCCACTTCCTGGATCGCGCCACATGA
- a CDS encoding ATP12 family chaperone protein, giving the protein MRELFEEAAGQPPPDPRESARTPLRKRFYKEAGVTEAEGGFVITLDGRPIRTPSSRQVVIPSRGLADAVAAEWAAQGEAIDPMSMPLTRIANSVVEGVVDRVELVAEDLAKYLESDLLFYRAGHPEGLVAREAAHWDPVLFWAAETLGAHFILSEGIMHVKQPDEALRAARAALPEDAWSVAVLHVVTTLTGSALLALALAHGVRDAGQVWAAAHVDEDWNADQWGVDEEAARRRAARLRDFEAAVTVLAAVKPQAAKGP; this is encoded by the coding sequence ATGCGCGAATTGTTCGAAGAAGCAGCCGGGCAACCCCCGCCGGATCCACGGGAATCCGCGCGCACGCCCCTGCGTAAGCGCTTCTACAAGGAGGCCGGCGTCACCGAGGCCGAGGGCGGCTTCGTCATCACGCTCGACGGCAGGCCGATCCGCACGCCGTCCAGCCGACAAGTGGTGATCCCCTCGCGCGGCCTGGCCGACGCAGTCGCCGCCGAATGGGCGGCCCAGGGCGAGGCGATCGATCCGATGAGCATGCCGCTGACGCGGATCGCCAACAGCGTGGTCGAGGGCGTCGTCGACCGCGTCGAACTTGTCGCCGAGGACCTCGCAAAATACCTTGAGTCCGATTTGCTGTTCTATCGCGCCGGCCATCCCGAGGGGCTGGTCGCCCGCGAGGCCGCGCATTGGGACCCCGTGCTGTTCTGGGCAGCGGAGACGCTGGGCGCGCATTTCATCCTGTCCGAAGGCATCATGCATGTGAAGCAGCCGGACGAGGCGCTCCGGGCCGCCCGTGCCGCGCTGCCCGAGGATGCCTGGTCGGTGGCCGTGCTCCACGTGGTCACGACCCTGACCGGATCGGCGCTGCTGGCGCTGGCGCTGGCCCATGGCGTGCGCGATGCCGGCCAGGTCTGGGCCGCCGCCCATGTCGATGAGGACTGGAACGCCGACCAATGGGGCGTGGACGAGGAGGCAGCTCGCCGACGGGCCGCGCGCCTGCGGGATTTCGAGGCCGCCGTGACGGTTTTGGCCGCGGTGAAGCCGCAGGCGGCCAAAGGTCCTTAA
- a CDS encoding RluA family pseudouridine synthase, which yields MSRRIKRTDPKPRSRDERKESRPFKARSAKTAGQRPGGKPGSKPPRFAAERAERRPPKAEPERAAPERPVEALLPTKVQTVTVSADENNMRVDRFLEARFPGLSFSHIQRVVRKGELRVDGKRVDSKDRLEEGQSVRIPPLKLDTPKVVGEFSEAAQKTLKALKEMTIYEDDDVLVLNKPAGLAVQGGSGMTRHIDQMLEVMRDAKGQKPRLVHRIDRETSGCLLIAKTRFAASHLTGAFRSRSARKTYWALVPGLPKPKQGRISTFLAKEESEDDTIMRIAQHGDEGASHAVTYYAVVETAGNKLTWVSLKPVTGRTHQLRAHMEHIGHPIVGDPKYFNIENWQLPGGLQNRLHLLARRIVIPHPRGGFIDATAPLPQHMQQSWNLLGLDASRFDPIENAPEE from the coding sequence ATGAGCCGCCGTATCAAGAGAACCGATCCAAAGCCCCGTTCGCGCGATGAGCGCAAGGAATCGCGCCCGTTCAAGGCGCGCAGCGCGAAGACGGCGGGACAGCGTCCGGGCGGGAAGCCGGGCAGCAAGCCGCCGCGCTTTGCAGCCGAGCGTGCCGAGCGGCGTCCGCCGAAAGCCGAGCCGGAAAGGGCCGCGCCCGAAAGGCCGGTCGAGGCGCTGCTGCCGACCAAAGTGCAGACCGTCACCGTGTCGGCCGACGAGAACAACATGCGCGTGGATCGTTTCCTCGAAGCGCGCTTTCCTGGGCTGTCGTTCTCCCACATCCAGCGCGTCGTCCGTAAGGGCGAACTGCGCGTCGATGGCAAGCGTGTCGACAGCAAGGACCGGCTGGAGGAGGGCCAGAGCGTCCGCATTCCGCCGCTGAAGCTGGATACGCCGAAGGTCGTCGGCGAGTTCTCGGAGGCTGCGCAGAAGACGCTCAAGGCGCTGAAGGAGATGACGATCTACGAGGACGACGACGTCCTCGTCCTGAACAAGCCCGCCGGACTTGCCGTGCAGGGCGGCTCGGGCATGACCCGGCACATCGACCAGATGCTCGAGGTGATGCGCGATGCCAAGGGCCAGAAGCCGCGCCTCGTGCACCGCATCGATCGCGAGACCTCGGGCTGCCTGCTGATCGCCAAGACGCGCTTTGCCGCCTCGCATCTGACCGGCGCGTTCCGCTCGCGGTCGGCACGCAAAACCTATTGGGCGCTGGTGCCGGGCCTGCCGAAGCCGAAGCAGGGCCGCATCTCGACCTTCCTCGCCAAGGAAGAGAGCGAGGACGACACCATCATGCGCATCGCCCAGCATGGCGACGAGGGCGCCAGCCACGCGGTGACGTACTACGCCGTGGTCGAGACCGCCGGTAACAAGCTGACCTGGGTGTCGTTGAAACCGGTGACGGGCCGCACCCACCAGCTGCGCGCCCACATGGAGCATATTGGCCACCCCATTGTTGGCGATCCCAAATATTTCAACATCGAGAACTGGCAGTTGCCGGGCGGCCTGCAAAACCGGCTGCATCTGCTCGCACGCCGCATCGTCATTCCGCATCCGCGCGGCGGCTTCATCGATGCCACCGCGCCGCTGCCGCAGCACATGCAACAGTCGTGGAATCTGCTCGGGCTCGACGCGAGCCGGTTCGACCCGATCGAGAACGCGCCGGAAGAGTAG